In a genomic window of Ralstonia nicotianae:
- the hutC gene encoding histidine utilization repressor, with protein sequence MPPRQSAPTPAFQRIKEDILSRIRSGEWQEGEMIPGETTLAQTFDVSRMTVNRALRELTADQILTRVQGSGTFVAQQKYQATLVAIRNIAEEVAARGHRHRAELHKLERVRATEGMAAPFGVPAGRTLFHSLIVHFENDAPIQVEDRWVSAELAPDYMEQDFTQTTPNAYLMRAAPLQGVEYRIEARLPPREIAEMLRMDVREPCLMLRRKTLSQGQVASVATMWHPGERYQFTGSF encoded by the coding sequence ATGCCCCCGCGTCAATCCGCCCCCACACCCGCCTTCCAGCGCATCAAGGAAGACATCCTGTCGCGCATCCGCAGCGGCGAATGGCAGGAAGGCGAGATGATTCCTGGAGAGACCACGCTGGCGCAGACCTTCGACGTCTCGCGCATGACGGTCAACCGCGCGCTGCGCGAGCTGACCGCCGATCAGATCCTCACGCGCGTACAGGGCTCGGGAACGTTCGTCGCGCAGCAGAAGTACCAGGCGACGCTGGTGGCGATCCGCAACATCGCCGAGGAGGTCGCCGCGCGCGGCCACCGGCACCGCGCCGAGCTGCACAAGCTCGAGCGCGTGCGCGCCACCGAGGGGATGGCCGCGCCGTTCGGCGTGCCGGCCGGGCGCACGCTGTTCCATTCGCTGATCGTGCACTTCGAGAACGATGCGCCGATCCAGGTGGAAGACCGCTGGGTCAGCGCCGAGCTGGCGCCCGACTACATGGAACAGGATTTCACGCAGACCACGCCGAATGCCTACCTGATGCGGGCCGCCCCGCTGCAGGGCGTGGAGTACCGGATCGAGGCGCGGCTGCCGCCGCGCGAGATCGCCGAAATGCTGCGCATGGACGTGCGCGAGCCCTGCCTGATGCTGCGGCGCAAGACGCTGTCGCAGGGCCAGGTCGCCTCGGTGGCGACCATGTGGCACCCGGGCGAGCGGTATCAGTTCACGGGGAGTTTCTGA